Proteins encoded in a region of the Roseomonas haemaphysalidis genome:
- the pdxA gene encoding 4-hydroxythreonine-4-phosphate dehydrogenase PdxA, with translation MTPHDTRPIVAITMGDAAGIGPEIIMKALAREDVYAMCRPLVVGDATRLREAGAVVRGTLQVRALQTPDGARYERGTVDCIDLGLIPDGFPFGQLSPVAGEGAFRFIERATRLVEAGEADAICTAPLSKEALHAAGHKYPGHTELLAHLTGTPEVSMMLVAPKLRVIHVTTHIGLMDAIRKIEPGLVERVIARGRDTLVKAGIAEPRIGVCGINPHAGENGLFGQGEEEQKIIPAVQACTAKGWDVTGPLPADTLFFRAARGDFDLVVAMYHDQGHGPVKVMGLEAGVNITIGLPVVRTSVDHGTAFDIAGKGIADDGSLVEALKQAVDLAPKRDRAAA, from the coding sequence ATGACCCCTCACGACACCCGCCCCATCGTCGCGATCACCATGGGCGATGCCGCCGGCATCGGGCCGGAGATCATCATGAAGGCCCTGGCGCGCGAGGACGTCTACGCCATGTGCCGCCCGCTGGTGGTGGGCGACGCCACGCGCCTGCGCGAAGCGGGCGCGGTGGTGCGCGGCACGCTGCAGGTGCGCGCGCTGCAGACCCCCGACGGCGCGCGCTATGAGCGCGGCACCGTGGACTGCATCGACCTGGGGCTGATCCCGGACGGCTTTCCCTTCGGCCAGCTGTCGCCGGTGGCCGGCGAGGGCGCCTTCCGGTTTATCGAACGCGCCACCCGGCTGGTGGAGGCCGGCGAGGCGGATGCCATCTGCACCGCGCCGCTGAGCAAGGAGGCGTTGCACGCCGCCGGCCACAAGTACCCCGGCCACACGGAACTGCTGGCGCACCTGACCGGCACGCCCGAGGTGTCCATGATGCTGGTGGCGCCCAAGCTGCGCGTGATCCACGTCACCACCCACATCGGCCTGATGGACGCCATCCGGAAGATCGAGCCGGGGCTGGTGGAGCGCGTGATTGCCCGCGGGCGGGACACGCTGGTCAAGGCCGGCATCGCCGAGCCCCGCATCGGCGTCTGCGGCATCAACCCCCATGCCGGCGAGAACGGGTTGTTCGGCCAGGGCGAGGAGGAGCAGAAGATCATCCCCGCTGTGCAGGCCTGCACCGCCAAGGGCTGGGACGTGACCGGCCCGCTGCCCGCCGACACGCTGTTCTTCCGCGCCGCCAGGGGCGACTTCGATCTGGTGGTGGCCATGTACCACGACCAGGGCCACGGCCCGGTCAAGGTGATGGGGCTGGAGGCGGGGGTGAACATCACCATCGGCCTGCCGGTGGTGCGCACCTCGGTCGACCACGGCACCGCCTTTGACATCGCCGGCAAGGGCATCGCCGACGACGGCTCGCTGGTGGAGGCCTTGAAGCAGGCCGTGGACCTGGCACCCAAGCGCGACCGCGCGGCGGCCTGA
- a CDS encoding DeoR/GlpR family DNA-binding transcription regulator, with product MRLRKERTDAILQAIAAGNADVDGLAARFGVSASTIRRDLQHLSTRRAITRTYGGAVLAAPAPEQSLRKREGQHRAAKAAIAAAALAEIREGETLILDGGSTVEALGRLLGGRRQRVITNNLPLIPVLTGTLGLELVVLGGTVRPISMGTTGPLAEQALRQMTADKVFTSADGVVAGRGLCEATLEQASLKALMTEQAAEVFVLADSSKLGRASQPCWTPFHAGWTLVTDASEPLCAPFQAAGLRVIRVQG from the coding sequence ATGCGGCTGAGAAAGGAACGGACGGACGCGATCCTGCAGGCGATCGCCGCGGGAAATGCCGACGTGGACGGGCTGGCCGCCCGCTTCGGCGTGTCCGCCTCCACCATCCGGCGTGACCTGCAGCACCTGTCCACGCGGCGTGCCATCACCCGCACCTATGGCGGCGCGGTGCTGGCCGCGCCGGCGCCGGAACAGAGCCTGCGCAAGCGCGAAGGCCAGCACCGCGCCGCCAAGGCCGCCATCGCCGCCGCCGCGCTGGCGGAGATCCGCGAAGGCGAAACGCTGATCCTCGACGGTGGCTCGACGGTGGAAGCGCTGGGCCGCTTGCTGGGTGGCCGGCGGCAGCGGGTGATCACCAACAACCTGCCGCTGATCCCGGTGCTGACCGGCACGCTGGGACTGGAGCTGGTTGTGCTGGGCGGCACGGTGCGGCCCATCAGCATGGGCACCACCGGCCCCCTGGCCGAGCAGGCGCTGCGGCAGATGACCGCCGACAAGGTGTTCACCAGCGCCGACGGCGTGGTCGCCGGGCGCGGGCTGTGCGAGGCGACGCTGGAACAGGCCTCGCTCAAGGCCCTGATGACGGAACAGGCCGCCGAGGTCTTCGTGCTGGCCGACAGCTCCAAGCTCGGCCGCGCCAGCCAGCCCTGCTGGACGCCGTTCCATGCCGGCTGGACCCTGGTGACGGATGCGTCGGAGCCGCTTTGCGCGCCATTCCAGGCGGCTGGGCTGCGGGTGATCCGCGTGCAAGGCTAG
- a CDS encoding type IA DNA topoisomerase produces the protein MPDTQIVITEKSSQAKDVRAAVGGRYGTVLPAEGHLFDLVEPEEAVLAWKRWAPVLLKPEGLYATKPASGGNKAAKLKAIKAALKGAGCVWLATDCDREGQLIGQEILEHLKYRGRVMRVIFTAQDPQTIRAAFAAAKPNAEYARLYAAAVARRQADQIYNLSLTRTATVTLARGVRSVIGVGRVKTPTLAIVCRRELEIRDFRPQDYFEVVATAEVAGGELRLRHAPKERILKREDAEAIAMLAEGFAGPLAVKVEDKRQGPPRLHDLPSLQKLCGSRFGWSAARTLEVAQQLYDGEGKKVITYPRAETRYLPESLMPDVPRIVAGLQAGRAFAAIPVPDPPVTRRGAAGAFHDKGLEGASHHAVIPNVNTVDTLREVWPRLSADERKLFDVIARSYLAAMMPDFRYRQTTATLDVQGHVFRAAGRQPIELGWRAAFPEWTPAEEKGEDAQLLPPLRDGEAARLRDAAVDAKQTRPPPRYNEGTLIEAMQNAWRFVEDEALRERLKEAKGIGTPATRAEVIRGLKAQDFLVAEGKNIVPTARGLSLHGVLQQADPALVDPGVTAQMERLLDEVLLGTEEMSGAIDAVCAQASRIIGRLQEGAGTVDPALLGSAGPPGGPRPPTPAMKRFVDSLAKQKGIAPPRGHAGSAALCRAFLDQHAPNRTAAPGEPPAPDAPKARKAPGGRAKRPGAPGRRKGSAASAAPDRGADETPLRIPFGNKEAALQLGARYRSGGWYAPAGLDLAGFRERGWL, from the coding sequence ATGCCCGACACCCAGATCGTCATCACCGAGAAAAGCAGCCAAGCCAAGGACGTGCGCGCCGCCGTCGGCGGCCGCTACGGCACCGTGCTGCCTGCCGAGGGCCACCTGTTCGACCTGGTGGAGCCGGAGGAAGCGGTGCTCGCCTGGAAGCGCTGGGCGCCGGTGCTGCTGAAGCCGGAAGGGCTTTATGCCACCAAGCCCGCCTCGGGCGGCAACAAGGCGGCCAAGCTGAAGGCCATCAAGGCCGCGCTGAAAGGTGCCGGCTGCGTGTGGCTGGCAACCGACTGCGACCGCGAGGGGCAGCTCATCGGCCAGGAGATCCTGGAGCACCTGAAATACCGCGGCCGGGTGATGCGCGTAATCTTCACCGCCCAGGACCCGCAAACCATCCGCGCCGCCTTCGCCGCCGCGAAGCCTAATGCGGAATACGCCCGCCTCTACGCCGCTGCCGTGGCGCGGCGGCAGGCGGACCAGATCTACAACCTGTCGCTGACCCGCACCGCGACCGTGACGCTGGCGCGCGGCGTGCGCAGCGTGATCGGCGTCGGGCGGGTGAAGACGCCGACTTTGGCCATCGTCTGCCGCCGCGAGCTGGAGATCCGCGACTTCCGCCCGCAGGACTACTTCGAGGTGGTGGCAACGGCCGAAGTGGCGGGCGGCGAACTGCGCCTGCGCCACGCGCCCAAGGAACGCATCCTGAAGCGCGAGGACGCAGAAGCCATCGCCATGCTGGCCGAGGGCTTCGCGGGGCCGCTGGCCGTCAAGGTGGAGGACAAGCGGCAGGGTCCGCCGCGGCTGCACGACCTGCCTTCCCTGCAAAAGCTCTGCGGCTCGCGCTTCGGCTGGTCCGCCGCGCGCACGCTGGAGGTGGCGCAGCAGCTTTATGACGGCGAGGGCAAGAAGGTGATCACCTACCCCCGCGCCGAAACGCGTTACCTGCCCGAAAGCCTGATGCCGGACGTGCCGCGCATCGTCGCCGGGCTGCAAGCCGGGCGGGCCTTCGCGGCCATTCCGGTGCCCGACCCGCCGGTGACGCGGCGCGGCGCTGCCGGTGCGTTTCACGACAAGGGGCTGGAAGGCGCCAGCCACCACGCCGTCATCCCCAACGTCAACACGGTGGACACGCTGCGCGAGGTCTGGCCACGCCTTTCGGCGGACGAGCGCAAGCTGTTCGACGTGATCGCGCGCTCCTACCTGGCCGCCATGATGCCGGATTTCCGTTACCGGCAGACCACCGCCACGCTGGATGTCCAGGGCCATGTGTTCCGTGCCGCCGGGCGGCAGCCGATCGAGCTGGGCTGGCGCGCCGCCTTTCCCGAATGGACGCCGGCGGAGGAGAAGGGCGAGGACGCGCAGCTGCTGCCCCCGCTGCGCGACGGCGAGGCCGCCCGGCTGCGCGACGCCGCCGTGGACGCCAAGCAGACCCGCCCGCCGCCCCGCTACAACGAGGGCACGCTGATCGAGGCCATGCAGAACGCCTGGCGCTTCGTGGAAGACGAGGCGCTGCGCGAGCGGCTCAAGGAAGCCAAGGGCATCGGCACCCCCGCCACGCGGGCCGAGGTGATCCGCGGCCTCAAGGCGCAGGACTTCCTCGTGGCGGAAGGCAAAAACATCGTGCCCACCGCGCGCGGCCTGTCCTTGCACGGGGTGCTGCAACAGGCCGATCCGGCGCTGGTGGACCCCGGCGTGACGGCGCAGATGGAGCGCCTGCTGGACGAGGTGCTGCTGGGCACGGAGGAGATGTCCGGCGCCATCGATGCCGTCTGCGCCCAGGCCAGCCGCATCATCGGGCGGTTGCAGGAAGGCGCCGGGACCGTCGATCCCGCCCTGCTGGGCAGCGCCGGCCCGCCCGGCGGCCCGCGCCCGCCGACACCGGCGATGAAGCGTTTCGTGGACAGCTTGGCGAAGCAGAAGGGCATCGCCCCGCCGCGGGGCCATGCCGGGTCCGCCGCGCTGTGCCGCGCTTTCCTGGACCAGCACGCGCCGAACCGGACGGCGGCGCCGGGCGAACCGCCTGCCCCGGATGCTCCGAAGGCGCGCAAGGCACCGGGCGGCCGTGCCAAACGGCCCGGTGCCCCCGGCCGCCGCAAGGGTTCCGCGGCTTCCGCCGCGCCGGACCGCGGCGCGGATGAAACACCGTTGCGGATTCCCTTCGGCAACAAGGAAGCCGCCCTGCAGTTGGGTGCGCGATACCGCAGCGGGGGGTGGTATGCACCCGCCGGGCTGGACCTCGCGGGCTTTCGCGAACGCGGTTGGTTGTAG